The following coding sequences are from one Gadus macrocephalus chromosome 3, ASM3116895v1 window:
- the rhot1b gene encoding mitochondrial Rho GTPase 1b isoform X2, with product MRKDVRILLVGESKVGKTSLIMSLVSEEFPEVVPYRAEEITIPADVTPERVPTHIVDYSEAEQTDEQLFQEISKANVICIVYAVNNKKSIEKVTSHWIPLITDNTDKDNRVPLILVGNKSDLVEHSSMETILPIMNQYSDIETCVECSAKNLKNISELFYYAQKAVLHPTGPLYCPERKDMKPLCVKALTRIFKVSDLDNDGILNDNQLNFFQRTCFNAPLAPQALEDVKNVVRKNVSDGVRDNGLTLNGFLFLHTLFIQRGRHETTWTVLRRFGYDDDLELHQDYLFPQLKVPPDATTELNHDAYLFLQGVFDKHDKDRDCALSPEELKDLFDVFPYMPWGADVSNTVCTNDKGWITYQGYLSQWTLTTYLDVQRCLEYLGYLGYSIVAEQESQAAGITVTRDKKIDLQKRQTQRSVFRCNVFGDVCSGKSGFLQAFLGRNLMSQKNIREEHRSFYAISTTYVYGQEKYLLLHEVFPDNDYLSDADLACDIVCLLYDVSNPYSFEYCAKVFKQYFMDSKTPCMMIAAKSDLPEVRQQYGCTPLEFCRKHKMPPPQSFTCNTAAAAPSRDIYTKLTTVAVYPHVSQADLKSSTFWLRASVGAAMFAVLGIAMYRVLLKPR from the exons ATGCGGAAAGATGTGAGGATATTATTGGTGGGAGAAT CCAAAGTGGGGAAAACCTCTCTCATCATGTCCCTAGTCAGCGAGGAGTTCCCGGAAGTG GTTCCCTACCGAGCTGAAGAGATCACCATACCTGCGGATGTGACCCCAGAGAGGGTTCCTACCCACATAGTAGACTACTCAG AGGCAGAACAGACAGACGAGCAGCTGTTCCAGGAGATCTCTAAG GCCAATGTCATATGCATCGTCTACGCTGTGAACAACAAGAAATCAATTGAGAAG GTGACCAGTCACTGGATTCCACTCATAACTGATAATACAGACAAGGACAACAG ggtTCCTCTGATCCTGGTGGGCAATAAGTCGGACCTCGTCGAGCACAGCAGCATGGAGACGATCCTGCCCATCATGAACCAGTACAGCGACATCGAGACCTGCGTGGAG TGTTCAGCGAAGAACCTGAAGAACATTTCGGAGCTGTTCTACTACGCGCAGAAGGCTGTCCTCCACCCCACCGGCCCTCTCTACTGCCCGGAGAGAAAAGAT ATGAAGCCCCTGTGTGTTAAAGCCCTGACTCGCATCTTTAAAGTGTCGGACCTGGACAACGACGGTATCCTCAACGACAACCAGCTGAACTTCTTCCAG AGGACGTGCTTCAACGCTCCACTGGCCCCTCAAGCCCTGGAGGACGTGAAGAACGTGGTGAGGAAGAACGTCAGCGATGGCGTGCGGGACAACGGCCTCACGCTGAACG GCTTCCTGTTCCTCCACACCTTGTTCATCCAGCGAGGGCGCCACGAGACCACGTGGACCGTGCTGCGGCGCTTCGGCTACGACGACGACCTTGAGCTGCACCAGGACTACCTCTTTCCCCA GCTGAAGGTCCCTCCGGACGCCACCACCGAGCTCAACCATGACGCCTACCTCTTCCTGCAGGGCGTCTTCGACAAGCACGATAAG GACCGGGACTGTGCCCTGTCTCCAGAGGAGCTGAAGGACCTGTTTGACGTGTTCCCCTACATGCCGTGGGGGGCCGACGTCAGCAACACGGTTTGCACCAACGACAAGGGCTGGATCACCTACCAGGGGTACCTCTCTCAGTGGAC GTTGACCACCTACCTGGACGTCCAGCGGTGCCTGGAGTACCTGGGTTACCTTGGTTACTCCATCGTAGCCGAGCAGGAGTCCCAGGCAGCAGGGATAACAG tgaccCGGGACAAGAAGATCGAcctgcagaagaggcagacCCAGCGCAGCGTCTTCCGCTGTAACGTCTTCGGGGACGTCTGCAGCGGCAAGAGCGGCTTCCTCCAAGCCTTCCTGGGCCGCAACCTCATG AGCCAGAAGAACATTCGAGAGGAGCACCGGTCCTTCTACGCTATCAGTACCACCTATGTTTACGGCCAGGAGAAATACCTACTT CTGCACGAGGTCTTCCCAGACAACGACTACCTGTCCGATGCCGACCTAGCGTGTGACATTGTCTGTCTGCTCTATGATGTCAGCAACCCCTACTCCTTTGAGTACTGTGCTAAAGTCTTCAAG CAATATTTCATGGACAGCAAGACGCCGTGCATGATGATCGCCGCCAAGTCCGACCTCCCAGAGGTCAGGCAGCAGTACGGATGCACGCCCCTGGAGTTCTGCCGCAAACACAAGATGCCCCCGCCCCAGTCCTTCACCTGCAACACAGCGGCGGCAGCCCCCAGCCGGGACATCTACACCAAGCTCACCACCGTGGCCGTGTACCC GCACGTGAGCCAGGCGGACCTGAAGAGCTCCACCTTCTGGCTGCGGGCAAGTGTTGGCGCAGCCATGTTTGCCGTGCTGGGTATCGCCATGTACAGAGTCCTGCTGAAACCACGGTGA
- the rhot1b gene encoding mitochondrial Rho GTPase 1b isoform X1 has product MRKDVRILLVGESKVGKTSLIMSLVSEEFPEVVPYRAEEITIPADVTPERVPTHIVDYSEAEQTDEQLFQEISKANVICIVYAVNNKKSIEKVTSHWIPLITDNTDKDNRVPLILVGNKSDLVEHSSMETILPIMNQYSDIETCVECSAKNLKNISELFYYAQKAVLHPTGPLYCPERKDMKPLCVKALTRIFKVSDLDNDGILNDNQLNFFQRTCFNAPLAPQALEDVKNVVRKNVSDGVRDNGLTLNGFLFLHTLFIQRGRHETTWTVLRRFGYDDDLELHQDYLFPQLKVPPDATTELNHDAYLFLQGVFDKHDKDRDCALSPEELKDLFDVFPYMPWGADVSNTVCTNDKGWITYQGYLSQWTLTTYLDVQRCLEYLGYLGYSIVAEQESQAAGITVTRDKKIDLQKRQTQRSVFRCNVFGDVCSGKSGFLQAFLGRNLMSQKNIREEHRSFYAISTTYVYGQEKYLLLHEVFPDNDYLSDADLACDIVCLLYDVSNPYSFEYCAKVFKQYFMDSKTPCMMIAAKSDLPEVRQQYGCTPLEFCRKHKMPPPQSFTCNTAAAAPSRDIYTKLTTVAVYPHARLRCMCTCNRCTFCLCQNLLNSELLQTVRTKLYAAVLSRHVSQADLKSSTFWLRASVGAAMFAVLGIAMYRVLLKPR; this is encoded by the exons ATGCGGAAAGATGTGAGGATATTATTGGTGGGAGAAT CCAAAGTGGGGAAAACCTCTCTCATCATGTCCCTAGTCAGCGAGGAGTTCCCGGAAGTG GTTCCCTACCGAGCTGAAGAGATCACCATACCTGCGGATGTGACCCCAGAGAGGGTTCCTACCCACATAGTAGACTACTCAG AGGCAGAACAGACAGACGAGCAGCTGTTCCAGGAGATCTCTAAG GCCAATGTCATATGCATCGTCTACGCTGTGAACAACAAGAAATCAATTGAGAAG GTGACCAGTCACTGGATTCCACTCATAACTGATAATACAGACAAGGACAACAG ggtTCCTCTGATCCTGGTGGGCAATAAGTCGGACCTCGTCGAGCACAGCAGCATGGAGACGATCCTGCCCATCATGAACCAGTACAGCGACATCGAGACCTGCGTGGAG TGTTCAGCGAAGAACCTGAAGAACATTTCGGAGCTGTTCTACTACGCGCAGAAGGCTGTCCTCCACCCCACCGGCCCTCTCTACTGCCCGGAGAGAAAAGAT ATGAAGCCCCTGTGTGTTAAAGCCCTGACTCGCATCTTTAAAGTGTCGGACCTGGACAACGACGGTATCCTCAACGACAACCAGCTGAACTTCTTCCAG AGGACGTGCTTCAACGCTCCACTGGCCCCTCAAGCCCTGGAGGACGTGAAGAACGTGGTGAGGAAGAACGTCAGCGATGGCGTGCGGGACAACGGCCTCACGCTGAACG GCTTCCTGTTCCTCCACACCTTGTTCATCCAGCGAGGGCGCCACGAGACCACGTGGACCGTGCTGCGGCGCTTCGGCTACGACGACGACCTTGAGCTGCACCAGGACTACCTCTTTCCCCA GCTGAAGGTCCCTCCGGACGCCACCACCGAGCTCAACCATGACGCCTACCTCTTCCTGCAGGGCGTCTTCGACAAGCACGATAAG GACCGGGACTGTGCCCTGTCTCCAGAGGAGCTGAAGGACCTGTTTGACGTGTTCCCCTACATGCCGTGGGGGGCCGACGTCAGCAACACGGTTTGCACCAACGACAAGGGCTGGATCACCTACCAGGGGTACCTCTCTCAGTGGAC GTTGACCACCTACCTGGACGTCCAGCGGTGCCTGGAGTACCTGGGTTACCTTGGTTACTCCATCGTAGCCGAGCAGGAGTCCCAGGCAGCAGGGATAACAG tgaccCGGGACAAGAAGATCGAcctgcagaagaggcagacCCAGCGCAGCGTCTTCCGCTGTAACGTCTTCGGGGACGTCTGCAGCGGCAAGAGCGGCTTCCTCCAAGCCTTCCTGGGCCGCAACCTCATG AGCCAGAAGAACATTCGAGAGGAGCACCGGTCCTTCTACGCTATCAGTACCACCTATGTTTACGGCCAGGAGAAATACCTACTT CTGCACGAGGTCTTCCCAGACAACGACTACCTGTCCGATGCCGACCTAGCGTGTGACATTGTCTGTCTGCTCTATGATGTCAGCAACCCCTACTCCTTTGAGTACTGTGCTAAAGTCTTCAAG CAATATTTCATGGACAGCAAGACGCCGTGCATGATGATCGCCGCCAAGTCCGACCTCCCAGAGGTCAGGCAGCAGTACGGATGCACGCCCCTGGAGTTCTGCCGCAAACACAAGATGCCCCCGCCCCAGTCCTTCACCTGCAACACAGCGGCGGCAGCCCCCAGCCGGGACATCTACACCAAGCTCACCACCGTGGCCGTGTACCC TCACGCCCGGCTGCGCTGCATGTGCACGTGCAACAGGTGCACCTTCTGCCTGTGCCAGAACCTCCTCAACTCTGAGCTACTGCAGACGGTCCGGACCAAGCTCTACGCCGCGGTGCTCAGCAG GCACGTGAGCCAGGCGGACCTGAAGAGCTCCACCTTCTGGCTGCGGGCAAGTGTTGGCGCAGCCATGTTTGCCGTGCTGGGTATCGCCATGTACAGAGTCCTGCTGAAACCACGGTGA
- the rhot1b gene encoding mitochondrial Rho GTPase 1b isoform X3 translates to MRKDVRILLVGESKVGKTSLIMSLVSEEFPEVVPYRAEEITIPADVTPERVPTHIVDYSEAEQTDEQLFQEISKANVICIVYAVNNKKSIEKVTSHWIPLITDNTDKDNRVPLILVGNKSDLVEHSSMETILPIMNQYSDIETCVECSAKNLKNISELFYYAQKAVLHPTGPLYCPERKDMKPLCVKALTRIFKVSDLDNDGILNDNQLNFFQRTCFNAPLAPQALEDVKNVVRKNVSDGVRDNGLTLNGFLFLHTLFIQRGRHETTWTVLRRFGYDDDLELHQDYLFPQLKVPPDATTELNHDAYLFLQGVFDKHDKDRDCALSPEELKDLFDVFPYMPWGADVSNTVCTNDKGWITYQGYLSQWTLTTYLDVQRCLEYLGYLGYSIVAEQESQAAGITVTRDKKIDLQKRQTQRSVFRCNVFGDVCSGKSGFLQAFLGRNLMSQKNIREEHRSFYAISTTYVYGQEKYLLLHEVFPDNDYLSDADLACDIVCLLYDVSNPYSFEYCAKVFKQYFMDSKTPCMMIAAKSDLPEVRQQYGCTPLEFCRKHKMPPPQSFTCNTAAAAPSRDIYTKLTTVAVYPHARLRCMCTCNRCTFCLCQNLLNSELLQTVRTKLYAAVLSRSSPSRSPSLSHTPSRSSCVTCLSGALSLSRPRFLNLCLCPCVLHSPSCRHVSQADLKSSTFWLRASVGAAMFAVLGIAMYRVLLKPR, encoded by the exons ATGCGGAAAGATGTGAGGATATTATTGGTGGGAGAAT CCAAAGTGGGGAAAACCTCTCTCATCATGTCCCTAGTCAGCGAGGAGTTCCCGGAAGTG GTTCCCTACCGAGCTGAAGAGATCACCATACCTGCGGATGTGACCCCAGAGAGGGTTCCTACCCACATAGTAGACTACTCAG AGGCAGAACAGACAGACGAGCAGCTGTTCCAGGAGATCTCTAAG GCCAATGTCATATGCATCGTCTACGCTGTGAACAACAAGAAATCAATTGAGAAG GTGACCAGTCACTGGATTCCACTCATAACTGATAATACAGACAAGGACAACAG ggtTCCTCTGATCCTGGTGGGCAATAAGTCGGACCTCGTCGAGCACAGCAGCATGGAGACGATCCTGCCCATCATGAACCAGTACAGCGACATCGAGACCTGCGTGGAG TGTTCAGCGAAGAACCTGAAGAACATTTCGGAGCTGTTCTACTACGCGCAGAAGGCTGTCCTCCACCCCACCGGCCCTCTCTACTGCCCGGAGAGAAAAGAT ATGAAGCCCCTGTGTGTTAAAGCCCTGACTCGCATCTTTAAAGTGTCGGACCTGGACAACGACGGTATCCTCAACGACAACCAGCTGAACTTCTTCCAG AGGACGTGCTTCAACGCTCCACTGGCCCCTCAAGCCCTGGAGGACGTGAAGAACGTGGTGAGGAAGAACGTCAGCGATGGCGTGCGGGACAACGGCCTCACGCTGAACG GCTTCCTGTTCCTCCACACCTTGTTCATCCAGCGAGGGCGCCACGAGACCACGTGGACCGTGCTGCGGCGCTTCGGCTACGACGACGACCTTGAGCTGCACCAGGACTACCTCTTTCCCCA GCTGAAGGTCCCTCCGGACGCCACCACCGAGCTCAACCATGACGCCTACCTCTTCCTGCAGGGCGTCTTCGACAAGCACGATAAG GACCGGGACTGTGCCCTGTCTCCAGAGGAGCTGAAGGACCTGTTTGACGTGTTCCCCTACATGCCGTGGGGGGCCGACGTCAGCAACACGGTTTGCACCAACGACAAGGGCTGGATCACCTACCAGGGGTACCTCTCTCAGTGGAC GTTGACCACCTACCTGGACGTCCAGCGGTGCCTGGAGTACCTGGGTTACCTTGGTTACTCCATCGTAGCCGAGCAGGAGTCCCAGGCAGCAGGGATAACAG tgaccCGGGACAAGAAGATCGAcctgcagaagaggcagacCCAGCGCAGCGTCTTCCGCTGTAACGTCTTCGGGGACGTCTGCAGCGGCAAGAGCGGCTTCCTCCAAGCCTTCCTGGGCCGCAACCTCATG AGCCAGAAGAACATTCGAGAGGAGCACCGGTCCTTCTACGCTATCAGTACCACCTATGTTTACGGCCAGGAGAAATACCTACTT CTGCACGAGGTCTTCCCAGACAACGACTACCTGTCCGATGCCGACCTAGCGTGTGACATTGTCTGTCTGCTCTATGATGTCAGCAACCCCTACTCCTTTGAGTACTGTGCTAAAGTCTTCAAG CAATATTTCATGGACAGCAAGACGCCGTGCATGATGATCGCCGCCAAGTCCGACCTCCCAGAGGTCAGGCAGCAGTACGGATGCACGCCCCTGGAGTTCTGCCGCAAACACAAGATGCCCCCGCCCCAGTCCTTCACCTGCAACACAGCGGCGGCAGCCCCCAGCCGGGACATCTACACCAAGCTCACCACCGTGGCCGTGTACCC TCACGCCCGGCTGCGCTGCATGTGCACGTGCAACAGGTGCACCTTCTGCCTGTGCCAGAACCTCCTCAACTCTGAGCTACTGCAGACGGTCCGGACCAAGCTCTACGCCGCGGTGCTCAGCAGgtcctctccctctcgttctccctctctctctcacacaccctctCGTTCTAGCTGCGTTACCTGTCTTTCTGGTGCTCTCT CTCTATCTCGACCTCGGTTCCTCAATCTTTGTCTCTGTCCGTGTGTTCTCCACTCTCCATCCTGCAGGCACGTGAGCCAGGCGGACCTGAAGAGCTCCACCTTCTGGCTGCGGGCAAGTGTTGGCGCAGCCATGTTTGCCGTGCTGGGTATCGCCATGTACAGAGTCCTGCTGAAACCACGGTGA